TCGAAAAGCGCATTGCTCTGAAAAAGGTAGCTGCACCGGCGGCGGAATTCCGCGCGTGTCTTTGCCTCCCCTTCCCCCAGCGCCTGGCCTTCAAAACGGATGCTGCCTGCATCCGGCCGGATGACATCCGCCAGGCATTTCAGGAAGACCGATTTGCCCGCGCCGCTGCGCCCCATGACGGTCACCACGCTGCCGCGCGGCACGTCCAGATCCGCTCCGGCCAGGACAATGTTTTCCCCGAAGCGCTTATGCACGCCCTGCACCTGAAGCAGCAGATCTGGAGGGGAGGAAGACATCAGACAAGAAACGAAGTGATGACATAATCCGCCGCCAGCACGGTGATGCTGGACTGCACGACGGCCCGCGTGGTGGAGGCGCTGACGGCCCGCGCACCCGTGGCGGTGCGGCAGCGGTGCGCATTGAATCCATGGTAGGCGCACAGCGCAATGGTCAGCAGGCCAAAGGTGGCCGCCTTCAGAAAACATTCCTTCACATCCTGCATCTGCACCGCCCGCTCCACGGAGGACCAGTAAATGCCCGGCTCCAGGCCCAGCAGCCACGATCCGGAGAGGCTGCCGCCCACCAGGCCGATGGTCACAAAAAGCGCCGTCTGCATGGGATACACCACCAGGGCGGCCAGCAGGCGCGGAGAGACCAGATACCCGAGGCTGTTCACCCCCATCGTCTCCAGCGCCGCCACCTGCTCCGTGTTCCGCTGGATGCCCAGCTCCGCCGCCAGCGCGGAGCCCGCCTGCCCCACCAGCATCAGCGCCGCCAGCACCGGCCCCAGCTCCCGTACCAGGCTCAGGGAAACCAGCGCGCCCAGCAGGCTCTCCGAGCCGAAGCGGTTCAGCACATAATAACCCTGCAAGCCCAGCACCAGCCCGGTGAAAAGGCCGACGATCAGGATCACCGGCAGACAGCGCACCCCCTGCTCAAAAACCGACCTCAAGACCCGCCGGAAAAGACGCCGCGCACCCGCCACAGACAGAAAAGACCTCACCGTAAACAGCGTGAAATTCCCCAGTCCGTGAACAATCGCGAGAGTGTGAGATCCCAGAGCGCGCACCATAAGCCCGCCACCTTTACCCAAACCCGCATGACTTGCAACGGGCGGGTGATTCTTCTTACACTTGTCACAAAGCCAAGGAATATGCTCGGGCGCCCGCCCGGTCCATCCTTCGCCTCAAGCCTGATCGGCCAAACAAACTTTTAGTTAGTCTTCAGCACCTCGATGAAGGCTTCCTGCGGAATGTTCACCCGGCCGATGGCCTTCATGCGCTTCTTGCCTTCCTTCTGCTTTTCCAAAAGCTTGCGCTTACGGGAGATGTCACCGCCATAGCACTTGGCGGTCACGTCTTTGCGCAGGGCACTGATGCTTTCACGGGCGATCACCTTGCCGCCGATGGCCGCCTGGATGGCCACCACGAAGAGCTGCTGCGGAATCACCTCTTTCAATTTGGCAGCGAGCTGACGGCCGCGGGATTCGGCCTTGCCCCGGTGCACGATGCAGGAAAAGGCGTCCACCGGCTCACCGGCGATGAGCATGTCCATCTTCACCAGGTCATCGGCCTTATAGCCGGCGTGCTCATAGTCCATGCTGCCGTAACCACGGGTCAGCGACTTCAGCTTGTCATTGAAGTCCACCAGGATCTCATTCAGCGGAATGACCGTGTGGAGCAGCACCCGGCGGTCATCCAGCGTCTCGGTGTTGTTCACCTGGCCGCGCTTGTCCATGACGAGCTGCATGATGTCGCCAATGTACTCATTGGGAATCATGATGAAGACTTTCACGATCGGCTCGCGGATCTCATCAATCTCATTGGCCGGCGGCAGGAAGCTCGGGTTGTCCACCAGGATCTCCGTGCCGTCCGTCTTGCGCAGCTCATAAATAACGGAGGGATACGTCGAAATGACGTCCATGTTGAACTCGCGGCGCAGACGCTCCTGGACGATCTCCATGTGCAGGAGGCCCAGGAAACCGCAACGGAAACCAAAGCCCAGCGCGGCGGAGCTTTCCGCCATGAAGGTGAAGGCGGCGTCATTGATCTGCAGCTTGCCCACGGCCATTTTCAGGGCTTCGAAGTCATCCGTGCTGATGGGATAAATGCCGCTGAAGACCAGCGGATGGATCTCCTTGAAGCCCGGCAGCGGCTCAGGCGCCGGCTTGCGGGATTCGGTGAGGGTATCGCCGATCTTCACATCCGCCGTGGTCTTGACGTTGGCGATGATGTAGCCCACATCACCGGCCTCCAGCTTGTCGCAGGCCACCATCTTCGGGCGGAAGGTGCCGACTTCCTTGATTTCCGAATCGTTGCCGGAGGCCATGAGGCGGACCTTCTGCCCGCGCACGATGCTGCCGGACATGACCCGCACATAACTGATGACGCCGCGGTAAGGATCAAACACCGAGTCAAAGACGGATGCGCGCAGGTAACCGTCGCCAGGTTCTTTGGGCGGCGGGACGAAGGCGACGATGGCCTCCAGGATGTCAATGATGCCGATGCCCATCTTGGCGCTGGCGGAGACGGCCTCATCCGCCGGCAGTTGCAGGATTTCTTCGAGCTGCTTTTTCACCTTGTCCACGTCCGCATTGGGCAGGTCAATCTTGTTGATGACCGGAATGACGTGCAGGTTCTGCTGCATGGCCAGGTTCAGGTTGGCCACGGTCTGCGCTTCCACGCCCTGGCTGGCATCCACCAGCAGCAGTGCGCCTTCACAAGCGGCCAGGGAGCGGCTCACTTCGTAGCTGAAATCCACGTGCCCGGGCGTGTCCAGGAGGTTCAGTTTGTAAACCAGGCCGTCTTTGGCCTTGTAGTTCATGCACACCGGGTGGGCCTTGATGGTGATGCCGCGCTCGCGCTCCAGGTCCATGCTGTCCAGCAACTGGTCCTGCTGCTGACGCTGGGTGATCGTCTGAGTGGCCTCCAGCAGCCGGTCGGACAGCGTGGTCTTCCCATGGTCAATGTGAGCGATGATGGAAAAGTTGCGGGTACGTTCGATGGACATCAGAGGATGGTCGGCTGGGGGACCGACTCTCTAACCCCAAGTAGTGCAAGGGTCAAGGTCTGTGCAGAACTCATCACGCACCGGGTGAGGCGCACTCCTCCGCCTGTACCGTTTCATAAAAGTGGATCTTGCTGCCAAAGGGGTCTGCAATGGCCATCTCCAGGGTGCTCCATGGCGTGGCTTCACAATGCGGATGCGAATGTTTGTATGCCTTTGCCCTCAGCACTTCACAGAACTCACGCACGCCCTGCGTCTCCACCCGGATGGCGCTGCCCGGACAGCAGTCTCCGTGGTGGCCGGTGAGGTGCAGCACGCAGCCGTCACGGGAAACCTGCATGTAAAGCGGCGAACCCGGCCCAAGACGGTTCTCCCAGTCCACGGAGAAACCCAGGAACCCGAGATAAAACTCCCGGGCCCGGTCTTCATCGAAGATCCGCAAAACGGGAATGGGCGGGCTGAGATTCATCTTAGTCAGGGAGGTGGAGGAGACTCATAGATGGTGGACCCGTCCCATGAAATCCAGGAGATGGGCACGCCAGACAATTGGGTGCTGCTGCCGGACCCGAAGCTCAGCGAACCTTCGTTGATCAGCGAAACTCCGTTGTTAAATGAACCCCCGTAGTTAACTGAACCTCCGAAGCTAACGGAACTGCCGCTCGCGATGATCAGGCTGCCGGACGAAGGCAGAGTGGGCAACGTGCCTCCAGAAGAGCTCCCAGGGTTCCCTTGATTCCCCTGATCTCCCCAAACCGGCTGCACAGGCATGGGCTCGGGGAAAGGAAACGGGCCCGTGGTAGGCTGCCCCGGATAATCCGGATCCGGGAAGGGTCCTCCTGGACTCGGTCCGCCCAGGCCTGCTCCCGGACCTCCACCGCCACTGGGAGGCGCTCCACCCCCAATGACAGGCGGTACCTGGGATGCAATGTCCAAGAAATAGGACTTCATCACCCCAGGTTCACCCGTCAGCTCGCCGCTGGGGTCCTGCAGGAGCAGGTGGCCGGATGCCCGGCTGGTGTCCAGAGTCGTGAGAATGGCTCCGGCAAAAACCACCTTGGGAAAGTCCGGGTCATCCATGATATAACTGCCGCTGAAAAGGCCCGTGGCGGCGTTGACTTTGATGTTGAGCTTTTTAACACCATTCATCAGGTCGCTGGCAGGAATAATCTTGTGACCGGACGTCAGAGTCACGGAATGTAACCAGAGATGGGGAATGTCATCATCCAAACTGGCGCGCAGCCGCCCGTTGAACTGCCCCGGCTGCACGTTCAGCAGCAGCTTTCCTCCCGCAGGGCGCCGGTAAAGACGGCCCTCCCCCTGCAGCGCCATTTCAAAGCCTGCTGCATACAGACCGTCGCCACCGCCCGGCTGCGCCCCTTTGAGCCATAGCAGAGAGTAGGAGCTGCCCGGATAAAGGCCATTGTCAGCAAAAGAGCCTTCTGGGGCGACAAATACCTCCAACCCGCCTTGAAAAACCCCGGTGCTTTTTTTCGTCCGGCTTCCTTCCTGCCGCCTTTCATACAGAGGCACATGCATCAACACTTGATGCCTTGAAGATATTTCTCCCGCTAAAAGAGGGCTGCTGGCCGTCACCGCCGTGCCGTCGCCCAGCCTGCCTTTCAAGTTTACACGCCCGCCCGCCGCAAACTTCGCCACCAGAAAACCATCCCCTTTTGGACATTCCTGGCCCGCACGGAATGGTGCGGAAAGCAGGACATTGTAAGTTCCCTTCGCCCTTTGAAGTTCACTGCTCCCCCTTGGCACTGCCGGAAAGGCCGAGACCCAGGTTTCCACATCCGAGCCCTCCTCATTCAGGGTGGCGTAAATGGCCGTATGGCCCTCCAGATAGCTCATCTGCAAAGTCACTCCCTGGGCCACCTCCAGCGCAGCTTCATACACAGCATCACGCTCGCAGAGCATACGCCCCTTCAGCGGATAGGCACGCTTGTCCACGATCACCTTGCCCGTCAGCAGGCCTCCGGTTGTGACCTTCAGATGCACCGCCGCACCCCAGGGCGCCCAGCCATGCTCATGAGGTTCTGACAAACCTTGGAATTCCCCCACCGCCAGTTCGGGAAAAGGCAGCACGGTCAGCGCCACCTTGCGGCTGGCGGAGACTTTTCCCAGCTTCGCGGTCAGCACCACCTTGGCCTCGCCCGCCTTGGCCGGATACCCGGAGATGATACCCGTCTGGGCATCACAGGACAGCCCTTTGGGCAGCCCACGTGCCTTAAAGGTCACGCCCTCCAGCTCCGTCACCAGTTGCATCTGGGCGCTACCCAGCATGCCGACCTGGAAATGACCGGCGCTGAGCGCCTGCTCCTGAAACACAGGATTTTCTGACTGCTGCGCCGCAGCCACCGAGGCAGCCAGGAGGCAAGCCGCCAGAATCCAGGTTTGCAGAGATTGGACTGGAGATATCATTCCTTTCCATCCGCCCTGGTACGCCCTTTGTCACGTAATTAATCCCTGTCAGCCTCTCTTAGACACCCGCCATGCTTCTCTGATGGACCCCAGTCATATCCTCATCAGCCGGGCAGGAACTGCTTGCAGCGGGTCGTGCGTTTCAAAGTCAAGGGAGGGAGCGGTGATCTGGCGCGGTCTTTGGAGACGTTCACGATAAAATCACAAATGTTCTGGCCACACTCCGTCAGCCCGCTAAAAAGCACCCATGCCATCCCCCCGCCTTTACCACATCAACCAGGACGGAGAAATGCTAGGTGAATTCACTGAGGAGCAGGCCCGCCATTATCTGGATGAGGGCAGCCTGCACCCGGATGACCTGGCCTGGTGCACGGGCATGGCCACCTGGCAGCCGCTGCAGATTCTTTTTCTCACGCCGGAGCTGCCGCCGCCGCCGCTCCCCGGCACCTCGCCCTCCATCACCAGTCTGCCGCTCAGTCCGGTCGCCAGCTCCGTCACGCCGCCGCCGCTTCCGCATGAGCGGCCCAGGCGCACGGTCGTCAAATCCAAGGCTCCGCCCCCCCGCGCCATGCCGCCGGAGCTGCCAGGCAAGTCCAACCTGCCGACGCCCATCCGCCCCAATGTGGAAAAGGTGCCTCCGCCTTACCGTCTGGAAGAGGACAAGGAGTTCATTCCCGTCCACATGCGCCCGCGCTACACGCTCTGGGGCCCGCTTTTCACCGTCATCGGTCTGGTCCTGCTGATGGTCCTCCTCATGCTTTTCGGCGCCCACTTCACGGGCCAGCAGGAGCTGCTTTTGAGGCTTTTCCCCGTCCTCGCACCCGAGGTGGACTGGCTCATCCAGAACGTTCCCGGCAATCCTTCCGTTCCTTAGCCGCCTGCCAGCTCCACGGTGCGCCACAGCCGCCGCGTGGTGCCTGCATACATGTCAGCGCTGACACGCGCCCCGTCCACCCGGATGACGGCATACCCAGGCAGGTCCGCATAGGCATAGGACTTCACCTGGCTGCGTTCGCGGTCATACACCGCCCGGCGTTCGGCCTCTGTCTCGGGGGAGAAGCGCGGCTCCAGCTTCACCTGGTCACCGGTGTAGGCCTCCATGCCGGAAAGGAGGTCCTTGGGCTCCGGGTCAGGTCCTTTCATGATGCTGCTGAGGGCAAGCTGCACAAAGCGCCCGCCGCCCGGAGTGGCCCGCTCCATGGCATTAAATTTGTGGATGTGGCCGCCCAGTACAATGGCTTCATTCCGGCCCAGAAGCGCCAGCAGTTTCTCCCGCTGCATCCGCTGGTCTTCTCGCGCATACAGATGCCAGGTGGACCGCGCCCCATAAGGCACCACGGGCGGGTGGATGATGACAAAACAATGCCGCGCCGTGCGCTTCTCAAGCACCGCCTCCAGCCAGGCCAGGCTCTCCTTGTCATAGGCATCAAAGAAGCAAAAAAGCGCACCGCCCTGCTCCACTGTGTAACGGGCGCTTTGGACCGTTTCAGCCTCCGCCTTCAGGCTGCGCACCTGCCGGG
This portion of the Prosthecobacter sp. SYSU 5D2 genome encodes:
- a CDS encoding ABC transporter permease, with translation MVRALGSHTLAIVHGLGNFTLFTVRSFLSVAGARRLFRRVLRSVFEQGVRCLPVILIVGLFTGLVLGLQGYYVLNRFGSESLLGALVSLSLVRELGPVLAALMLVGQAGSALAAELGIQRNTEQVAALETMGVNSLGYLVSPRLLAALVVYPMQTALFVTIGLVGGSLSGSWLLGLEPGIYWSSVERAVQMQDVKECFLKAATFGLLTIALCAYHGFNAHRCRTATGARAVSASTTRAVVQSSITVLAADYVITSFLV
- the lepA gene encoding translation elongation factor 4; the protein is MSIERTRNFSIIAHIDHGKTTLSDRLLEATQTITQRQQQDQLLDSMDLERERGITIKAHPVCMNYKAKDGLVYKLNLLDTPGHVDFSYEVSRSLAACEGALLLVDASQGVEAQTVANLNLAMQQNLHVIPVINKIDLPNADVDKVKKQLEEILQLPADEAVSASAKMGIGIIDILEAIVAFVPPPKEPGDGYLRASVFDSVFDPYRGVISYVRVMSGSIVRGQKVRLMASGNDSEIKEVGTFRPKMVACDKLEAGDVGYIIANVKTTADVKIGDTLTESRKPAPEPLPGFKEIHPLVFSGIYPISTDDFEALKMAVGKLQINDAAFTFMAESSAALGFGFRCGFLGLLHMEIVQERLRREFNMDVISTYPSVIYELRKTDGTEILVDNPSFLPPANEIDEIREPIVKVFIMIPNEYIGDIMQLVMDKRGQVNNTETLDDRRVLLHTVIPLNEILVDFNDKLKSLTRGYGSMDYEHAGYKADDLVKMDMLIAGEPVDAFSCIVHRGKAESRGRQLAAKLKEVIPQQLFVVAIQAAIGGKVIARESISALRKDVTAKCYGGDISRKRKLLEKQKEGKKRMKAIGRVNIPQEAFIEVLKTN
- a CDS encoding glyoxalase superfamily protein, whose translation is MNLSPPIPVLRIFDEDRAREFYLGFLGFSVDWENRLGPGSPLYMQVSRDGCVLHLTGHHGDCCPGSAIRVETQGVREFCEVLRAKAYKHSHPHCEATPWSTLEMAIADPFGSKIHFYETVQAEECASPGA
- a CDS encoding Ig domain-containing protein translates to MISPVQSLQTWILAACLLAASVAAAQQSENPVFQEQALSAGHFQVGMLGSAQMQLVTELEGVTFKARGLPKGLSCDAQTGIISGYPAKAGEAKVVLTAKLGKVSASRKVALTVLPFPELAVGEFQGLSEPHEHGWAPWGAAVHLKVTTGGLLTGKVIVDKRAYPLKGRMLCERDAVYEAALEVAQGVTLQMSYLEGHTAIYATLNEEGSDVETWVSAFPAVPRGSSELQRAKGTYNVLLSAPFRAGQECPKGDGFLVAKFAAGGRVNLKGRLGDGTAVTASSPLLAGEISSRHQVLMHVPLYERRQEGSRTKKSTGVFQGGLEVFVAPEGSFADNGLYPGSSYSLLWLKGAQPGGGDGLYAAGFEMALQGEGRLYRRPAGGKLLLNVQPGQFNGRLRASLDDDIPHLWLHSVTLTSGHKIIPASDLMNGVKKLNIKVNAATGLFSGSYIMDDPDFPKVVFAGAILTTLDTSRASGHLLLQDPSGELTGEPGVMKSYFLDIASQVPPVIGGGAPPSGGGGPGAGLGGPSPGGPFPDPDYPGQPTTGPFPFPEPMPVQPVWGDQGNQGNPGSSSGGTLPTLPSSGSLIIASGSSVSFGGSVNYGGSFNNGVSLINEGSLSFGSGSSTQLSGVPISWISWDGSTIYESPPPP
- a CDS encoding DUF4339 domain-containing protein, with the translated sequence MPSPRLYHINQDGEMLGEFTEEQARHYLDEGSLHPDDLAWCTGMATWQPLQILFLTPELPPPPLPGTSPSITSLPLSPVASSVTPPPLPHERPRRTVVKSKAPPPRAMPPELPGKSNLPTPIRPNVEKVPPPYRLEEDKEFIPVHMRPRYTLWGPLFTVIGLVLLMVLLMLFGAHFTGQQELLLRLFPVLAPEVDWLIQNVPGNPSVP
- a CDS encoding metallophosphoesterase gives rise to the protein MTSLPTPTTRRRFLQQASLASLAGSMAGRMPAAETRQDAFSFLLLGDLHFDRMEHHDLEWLKEFKQGDLSQIENYSRLTREVTPALFSTLRETMGELNADAAKRAAFVLQVGDLVQGLCGSEELAALQNREAVEFLDKQLPNTPFLFTKGNHDVTGEGSREAFASVFHPYLTRQVRSLKAEAETVQSARYTVEQGGALFCFFDAYDKESLAWLEAVLEKRTARHCFVIIHPPVVPYGARSTWHLYAREDQRMQREKLLALLGRNEAIVLGGHIHKFNAMERATPGGGRFVQLALSSIMKGPDPEPKDLLSGMEAYTGDQVKLEPRFSPETEAERRAVYDRERSQVKSYAYADLPGYAVIRVDGARVSADMYAGTTRRLWRTVELAGG